Proteins encoded in a region of the Peromyscus leucopus breed LL Stock chromosome 15, UCI_PerLeu_2.1, whole genome shotgun sequence genome:
- the Rab29 gene encoding ras-related protein Rab-7L1, protein MGSRDHLFKVLVVGDAAVGKTSLVQRYSQDSFSKHYKSTVGVDFALKVLQWSDSEMVRLQLWDIAGQERFTSMTRLYYRDASACVIMFDVTNATTFSNSQRWKQDLDSKLTLPSGEPVPCLLLANKSDLSPWAVSRDQIDRFSKENGFTGWTETSVKENRNINEAMRVLVEKMMNNSREDMMSLSTQGNYINLQTKSSSGWTCC, encoded by the exons ATGGGCAGCCGAGATCACTTGTTCAAAGTGCTGGTGGTGGGGGACGCCGCCGTGGGCAAGACGTCACTGGTCCAGCGCTACTCCCAGGACAGCTTCAGCAAGCACTACAAGTCCACCGTGGGAG TGGATTTTGCTCTGAAGGTCCTCCAGTGGTCTGACTCAGAGATGGTGCGGCTTCAGCTGTGGGATATTGCAG ggCAGGAGCGTTTCACCTCCATGACGCGACTCTACTACCGAGACGCCTCTGCCTGTGTGATCATGTTTGACGTCACCAACGCCACGACTTTCAGCAACAGCCAAAGATGGAAACAGGATCTGGACAGCAAGCTCACACTGCCCAGTGGAGAGCCTGTACCCTGCCTGCTCTTGGCCAACAAG AGTGATCTGTCCCCTTGGGCGGTGAGCCGGGACCAGATTGACCGGTTCAGTAAAGAGAACGGTTTCACAGGTTGGACAGAAACGTCAGTCAAGGAGAACAGAAATATTAATGAGGCTATGAG agtcctCGTTGAGAAGATGATGAACAATTCCAGAGAAGATATGATGTCTTTGTCCACCCAAGGGAACTACATCAATCTCCAAACCAAGTCCTCCTCTGGCTGGACATGCTGCTAG